In Candidatus Methylomirabilota bacterium, the genomic stretch TCGCGCACGGCGGCCGCCGACTGCTGAAATGCCGTTTGCTCTTCTGGGGTCAGCTTGATCTCGACGACCTGCTCGACGCCGCGGCGCCCGAGCTTTACCGGAACGCCGACGTACAGCCCCCGCACGCCGTAGTGGCCGTTGAGGTAGGCGGCGCAGGGCAGGATCTTCTTCTTGTCCTTCAGAATCGCTTCGACCATTTCAACCGCCGCGGACGAAGGCGCATAGTAGGCAGATCCGGTCTTGAGCAGGCTGACGATCTCGGCGCCGCCATTGGCCGTGCGCGTGACGATCTGATCAACCACCTCTTTCGGCAGCAATTCAGTGATCGGAATGCCGCCGCATGTCGAATAGCGCGGCAGGGGAACCATCGTGTCCCCGTGCCCGCCGAGCACGAAGGCCGAAACGTT encodes the following:
- a CDS encoding malate dehydrogenase (Catalyzes the reversible oxidation of malate to oxaloacetate) gives rise to the protein NVSAFVLGGHGDTMVPLPRYSTCGGIPITELLPKEVVDQIVTRTANGGAEIVSLLKTGSAYYAPSSAAVEMVEAILKDKKKILPCAAYLNGHYGVRGLYVGVPVKLGRRGVEQVVEIKLTPEEQTAFQQSAAAVRELVDKLKL